The Candidatus Eisenbacteria bacterium genome contains a region encoding:
- a CDS encoding MoxR family ATPase, translated as MTTSLDAARAMRDFRETFAAVRAEIGRVVVGHDAAIETIMTAFFAGGHVLIEGVPGTGKTLIVRSLAQALGLSFSRIQFTVDLMPADVTGTRIVSENADGRREFTFVPGPVFAHVVLADEVNRATPKTQSSLLEAMAEQQVTVAGTTYPLAAPFFVLATLNPIEMEGTYQLPEAQLDRFLFKVRLDYPSQEELERIVAATTQADLPAVQRVLDPDEAPARVEAHKRLVREVLVAPHVERYVARLVHLTVPASGGDVDAVTRYVAFGASPRAAQALVLGAKVLALLDDRPHVAIEDVDRMAREALRHRLVLNFAAEAGGVDAERIVDEVLAAARRLRAA; from the coding sequence ATGACCACCAGTCTCGATGCCGCGCGCGCGATGCGCGACTTCCGGGAGACGTTCGCCGCCGTGCGTGCCGAGATCGGTCGCGTCGTCGTCGGACACGACGCGGCGATCGAAACCATCATGACCGCCTTCTTCGCCGGCGGGCACGTGCTCATCGAGGGCGTCCCCGGAACCGGGAAGACGCTCATCGTGCGATCGCTGGCGCAGGCGCTGGGGCTCTCGTTCAGCCGCATCCAGTTCACCGTCGACCTGATGCCGGCCGACGTGACGGGTACCCGCATCGTGAGCGAGAACGCCGACGGCCGGCGCGAGTTCACCTTCGTTCCCGGGCCCGTGTTCGCGCACGTCGTGCTCGCCGACGAGGTGAACCGCGCCACGCCGAAGACGCAGTCGTCGCTCCTGGAAGCCATGGCCGAGCAACAGGTCACGGTCGCCGGGACCACCTATCCCCTGGCGGCGCCGTTCTTCGTGCTCGCGACCCTGAACCCGATCGAGATGGAGGGCACGTATCAGCTCCCCGAGGCGCAGCTCGATCGCTTCCTGTTCAAAGTGCGCCTCGACTACCCGTCGCAGGAGGAGCTGGAGCGGATCGTCGCCGCGACCACGCAGGCGGATCTACCGGCGGTGCAGCGCGTCCTCGACCCGGACGAGGCGCCGGCGCGCGTCGAAGCGCACAAGCGCCTCGTGCGCGAGGTGCTGGTGGCGCCGCACGTCGAGCGGTACGTGGCGCGGCTCGTCCATCTCACGGTGCCGGCGAGCGGAGGCGACGTCGACGCGGTCACGAGGTACGTCGCCTTCGGCGCGAGCCCGCGCGCCGCGCAGGCGCTGGTGCTCGGCGCCAAGGTCCTCGCCCTCCTCGACGACCGGCCGCACGTCGCGATCGAGGACGTCGATCGCATGGCGCGCGAGGCGCTGCGCCATCGCCTCGTCCTCAACTTCGCCGCCGAAGCCGGCGGCGTCGACGCGGAGCGCATCGTCGACGAGGTCCTGGCGGCGGCGCGGCGGCTGCGGGCGGCCTAG
- a CDS encoding DUF58 domain-containing protein, producing the protein MRLRLALRVRRGMGVRSGEHRVPGRTGTEGIEIGGHRSYAPGDDLRHLDWNAFGRLDQLVVRRFTAERAAAVHLLLDASASMGVPARDRKLATASALAETLGAIALATGDSVRVAPLGGAPGARLGPTLRGRGMLMRLRTLLAAVTPGGTVAVGAALAAYARTQPRPGIAIVLSDFTGEPDELVAGILALRARRYDVVLLHVVGPGELDPSREFSSGVLRDVESGETHPMRLTRALRARYAGILEEHLTALRAVAERTGAAYARIVAGTPALEAVSGELVRLGIVRRR; encoded by the coding sequence ATGCGGCTTCGCCTCGCGCTTCGCGTGCGCCGCGGCATGGGTGTGCGCTCGGGCGAGCACCGCGTGCCCGGACGCACCGGAACCGAGGGGATCGAGATCGGCGGCCATCGATCCTACGCGCCGGGCGACGACCTCCGGCACCTCGACTGGAACGCGTTCGGACGTCTCGACCAGCTCGTCGTGCGTCGCTTCACGGCCGAGCGCGCGGCCGCGGTCCACCTCCTGCTCGACGCGAGCGCCTCGATGGGGGTGCCCGCGCGCGATCGCAAGCTCGCGACGGCATCGGCGCTCGCCGAGACGCTGGGCGCGATCGCGCTCGCCACGGGCGACTCGGTTCGCGTGGCGCCCCTCGGCGGCGCGCCGGGCGCGCGCCTCGGTCCGACGCTTCGCGGCCGCGGGATGCTCATGCGCCTTCGCACGCTGCTCGCGGCCGTGACGCCCGGCGGCACCGTCGCGGTCGGCGCCGCGCTGGCCGCCTACGCGCGAACGCAGCCGCGCCCGGGCATCGCGATCGTGCTCTCGGACTTCACCGGCGAGCCCGACGAGCTCGTCGCCGGCATCCTCGCGCTGCGCGCCCGCCGCTACGACGTGGTCCTGCTGCACGTCGTCGGCCCCGGCGAGCTCGACCCGTCGCGCGAGTTCTCGAGCGGCGTCCTGCGCGACGTCGAGTCGGGCGAGACGCATCCGATGCGCCTCACCCGCGCGCTCCGCGCGCGCTACGCCGGCATCCTGGAGGAGCACCTGACGGCGCTTCGCGCCGTCGCGGAGCGTACCGGCGCCGCCTACGCGCGCATCGTCGCCGGCACGCCCGCGCTCGAAGCCGTCAGCGGCGAGCTCGTGCGGCTCGGGATCGTGCGCCGGCGATGA
- a CDS encoding CaiB/BaiF CoA-transferase family protein, with translation MTASSSRRGALSGVRVLDFSHQAAGPWATSLLGDMGADVIKIEKPGRGDSIRYADRSGRLPPEIGGLNFQGLNRNKRGITIDIGTPQGVALVQRLAKDADVVVENFRPGVMDRHEIGYQHLRKINPRIIYCSITAFGPRGPLAQKPGMDLIIQATGALMGHTGEEGGPPIKSAPPVADINTGIYAAYGICGALFERERSGEGQHVEVAMLDAVLSLFADNAANVLTEGVKFGKFGSGHPDLVPYQAFPASDGYFIVACLTNAFYKRLAAALGRDDLLNDPRFATNPSRVKHRDYVVGVLSEIFEQNTCDHWIRLLEKNDIPTCRVNRLEDVLHSEQIKENGLVVERQDEKRGRISILGPPVHLSRTQTTFERLAPAIGEHTDEVLREFGLSAAEIADLHAAKVV, from the coding sequence ATGACAGCATCCTCGTCGCGTCGCGGCGCGCTCTCGGGCGTGCGCGTGCTCGATTTCTCCCACCAGGCCGCCGGTCCGTGGGCCACCTCGCTGCTCGGCGACATGGGCGCGGACGTGATCAAGATCGAGAAGCCCGGCCGCGGCGATTCGATCCGCTACGCCGATCGCTCGGGCCGCCTTCCGCCCGAGATCGGCGGGCTCAACTTCCAGGGCCTCAACCGCAACAAGCGCGGCATCACGATCGACATCGGCACGCCGCAGGGCGTGGCGCTCGTGCAGCGGCTCGCAAAGGACGCGGACGTCGTGGTCGAGAACTTCCGGCCCGGCGTGATGGATCGCCACGAGATCGGCTATCAGCACCTCCGCAAGATCAATCCGCGCATCATCTATTGCTCGATCACCGCCTTCGGCCCACGCGGTCCGCTCGCGCAGAAACCGGGCATGGACCTCATCATCCAGGCGACGGGCGCGCTCATGGGCCACACGGGCGAGGAGGGTGGTCCGCCCATCAAGTCGGCGCCGCCGGTCGCCGACATCAACACCGGCATCTACGCCGCCTACGGCATCTGCGGCGCGCTCTTCGAGCGGGAGCGATCGGGCGAGGGCCAGCACGTCGAGGTGGCGATGCTGGACGCCGTGCTGTCGCTCTTCGCCGACAACGCGGCCAACGTCCTCACGGAGGGCGTCAAGTTCGGGAAGTTCGGCAGCGGGCATCCCGACCTGGTCCCGTATCAGGCGTTTCCTGCGAGCGACGGCTACTTCATCGTCGCGTGCCTCACGAACGCGTTCTACAAGCGCCTGGCCGCGGCGCTCGGCCGCGACGACCTGCTGAACGATCCCCGCTTCGCGACGAACCCCTCGCGCGTGAAGCACCGCGACTACGTCGTCGGCGTGCTCTCGGAGATCTTCGAGCAGAACACGTGCGACCACTGGATCCGGCTCCTCGAGAAGAACGACATCCCGACCTGCCGCGTGAACCGGCTGGAGGACGTGCTCCACTCCGAGCAGATCAAGGAGAACGGGCTGGTCGTCGAGCGCCAGGACGAGAAGCGCGGGCGCATCTCGATCCTGGGGCCGCCGGTCCATCTCTCGCGCACGCAGACGACGTTCGAGCGCCTCGCCCCGGCGATCGGCGAGCACACCGACGAGGTCCTGCGCGAGTTCGGGCTCAGCGCCGCGGAGATCGCCGACCTCCACGCCGCGAAGGTCGTCTAA